A stretch of Primulina tabacum isolate GXHZ01 chromosome 13, ASM2559414v2, whole genome shotgun sequence DNA encodes these proteins:
- the LOC142522217 gene encoding lecithin-cholesterol acyltransferase-like 4, whose translation MAVLLEDIVKSVEHFLKLISKKSQEQSYVDPNLDPVLLVPGIAGSILNSVNDKTGKKERIWVRILAADHEFREKLWSKFDPATGRAVTLDPDTHIEVPEDRYGLYAIDTLDPDMVIGGDCVYYFHDMIVEMLKWGYQEGTTLFGFGYDFRQSNRFQGTLGRLAAKLESVYTASGGRKINIITHSMGGLLIKCFMSLHVDIFEKYVKNWIAIAAPFRGAPGYIGSALLNGTSFVQGWEQNFFISKWSMQQLLLECPSIYELMACLDFKWEHVPLLQIWREKCDSDGNYTVKLESFPPVEAASVFMEALSGNKINYDGADISLTFNIEILKWANKTRELLSCAEVPDHIKFYNIYGTNYETPHSVCYGSEDAPVSDLRQLPTLQAKYINVDGDGTVPMESAKADGLRAEARIGVHGDHRGIICDRHVFRIVKHWLKADHDPFYNPINDYVILPTALDMECHKIKGLQVTSLKEEWEIIGDDQYLKEESAERKPLVGSVCVSRMGGGESLQEEACATIIVQNQEGGKKHVELNAVSISTNAA comes from the exons ATGGCGGTGTTGTTGGAGGACATAGTGAAGTCTGTGGAGCATTTTTTGAAGCTGATCAGTAAAAAGAGCCAGGAACAGTCCTACGTAGACCCCAATCTCGACCCTGTTCTCCTTGTTCCCGGTATAGCCGGTTCGATTCTCAACTCCGTCAATGATAAGACCGGCAAAAAAGAGCGGATCTGGGTTCGGATTCTGGCGGCCGATCACGAGTTTCGGGAGAAGCTCTGGTCTAAATTTGATCCTGCCACAG GTAGAGCTGTAACATTGGATCCTGACACCCATATTGAGGTTCCCGAAGACAGATATGGGCTTTATGCAATTGACACGTTAGACCCCGATATG GTCATTGGTGGTGATTGTGTATATTATTTTCATGACATGATTGTTGAAATGCTCAAATGGGGCTACCAAGAGGGAACAACGCTTTTTGGGTTTGGATATGATTTCCGCCAAAGCAATCG GTTTCAGGGAACTCTGGGGCGGCTGGCAGCTAAACTTGAGTCAGTTTATACAGCATCTGGTGGAAGAAAAATAAACATAATAACTCATTCAATGGGTGGTCTTTTGATAAAGTGTTTTATGAGCCTGCATGTTGAT ATATTTGAGAAGTATGTGAAAAATTGGATTGCAATAGCTGCACCATTTCGAG GTGCGCCTGGATACATAGGCTCCGCATTATTGAATGGAACTTCATTTGTTCAAGGATGGGaacagaatttttttatttcaaaatggaGTATGCAGCAACTG CTGCTTGAATGCCCATCAATATATGAATTGATGGCCTGTTTAGATTTTAAATGGGAACACGTTCCACTTCTTCAAATATGGAGAGAGAAATGTGATAGTGATGGAAATTATACTGTGAAGCTGGAGTCTTTTCCTCCTGTAGAAGCCGCATCTGTCTTTATGGAAGCTCTTTCTGGCAACAAG ATAAATTACGATGGTGCTGATATTTCTTTAACTTTTAACATCGAGATTCTAAAATGGGCTAATAAGACACGCGAACTGTTGAGTTGCGCTGAGGTTCCTGATCACATTAAGTTCTACAATATTTATGGCACAAATTATGAGACACCTCATAGCGTTTG TTATGGAAGTGAAGATGCCCCCGTCTCTGATCTGCGGCAATTACCTACTCTCCAA GCAAAGTATATCAATGTTGATGGTGATGGAACTGTTCCAATGGAATCTGCGAAG GCAGATGGGCTTCGGGCAGAAGCAAGAATTGGAGTCCATGGAGACCACCGAGGAATCATTTGTGACCGTCATGTGTTCAGAATTGTCAAACATTGGCTGAAAGCAGATCACGATCCTTTCTACAATCCAATTAACGATTATGTAATTCTACCAACTGCTTTGGACATGGAATGCCACAAAATAAAAGGGTTACAAGTCACTTCTCTCAAAGAGGAATGGGAAATTATCGGCGACGACCAATATCTTAAAGAAGAGTCGGCGGAGAGAAAGCCTTTGGTGGGTTCGGTCTGCGTCTCGCGAATGGGAGGTGGTGAATCTTTGCAGGAAGAGGCTTGTGCCACCATTATAGTTCAAAATCAAGAGGGTGGTAAAAAGCACGTGGAGCTCAACGCTGTTTCTATCTCCACGAATGCTGCATAA
- the LOC142521713 gene encoding protein NARROW LEAF 1-like codes for MDRARMVLRAHHSGSAKSEESAFDLERNYCNNLNLTEASPARSQAFATGCQLSENNAAYFSWPAPNRLTDAAEVRLLYFGNLQKGVLPGRWPTGLRATTLLELMTIRAFHSKFLRCFSLGTAIGFRIRRGALTDIPAILVFVARKVHRQWLSPAHCLPAALEGPGGVWCDVDVVEFSYYGAPAAPPKEQLYTELVDGFGGSDPWIGSGSQVASQETYGTLGAIVKSRTGNREVGFLTNRHVAVDLDYPSQKMFHPLPPSLGPGVYLGAVERATSFVSDDLWYGTFAGTNLETFVRADGAFIPFAEDFNMANITTLVKGAGEIADVHIIDLQSPIESVVGRQVVKVGRSSGLTTGTIVAYALEYNDEKEMCFFTDFLIVGENQQSFDLEGDSGSLILLIGQNGEKHQPVGIIWGGTANRGRLKLKAGQPPENWTSGVDLGRLLDLLELDLITSPEGLQAALRKQRNASATGFHSALRESASLEWITATSKDKSEENFVPSIVQRASANVCSGLELLPPCSHDEFRIEGGCDVVPPSIEHQFMPSFSCKSLAYPNLGSGNVVGLGNLSVLKNKSEGKISASLKLDEPEPKRRKQSNSVGGH; via the exons ATGGATCGGGCTAGAATGGTTTTGAGAGCTCATCATTCTGGTTCTGCAAAATCTGAGGAATCAGCTTTCGATTTGGAAAGGAATTACTGCAACAATCTCAATCTTACTGAAGCGAGTCCAGCTCGGTCGCAAGCCTTTGCAACAGGTTGTCAGCTATCTGAGAACAATGCTGCTTACTTTTCATGGCCGGCTCCCAATAGGTTAACCGACGCTGCTGAAGTCAGATTGCTCTACTTTGGGAATCTTCAGAAGGGAGTTCTACCTGGTCGATGGCCAACTGGCTTGCGGGCTACCACCTTGCTTGAACTGATGACAATCAGGGCATTTCATAGCAAATTTTTACGGTGCTTTAGTCTTGGAACAGCAATTGGTTTTCGGATTAGAAGGGGTGCGCTGACTGATATACCGGCTATACTTGTCTTTGTTGCCAGAAAAGTTCACAGGCAGTGGCTCAGCCCTGCCCATTGTCTACCTGCTGCTCTCGAG GGACCTGGAGGTGTTTGGTgtgatgttgatgttgttgaaTTCTCTTACTATGGAGCACCAGCAGCCCCTCCAAAGGAACAACTGTACACAGAACTTGTAGATGGCTTCGGTGGAAGTGATCCATGGATTGGATCTGGTTCCCAG GTTGCAAGCCAAGAAACTTACGGAACATTAGGTGCTATTGTCAAAAGTCGGACAGGAAATAGGGAGGTTGGTTTTCTCACTAATCGGCATGTGGCTGTTGATCTTGATTACCCAAGCCAGAAAATGTTTCATCCATTGCCACCAAGTCTTGGTCCTGGGGTGTATTTAGGTGCTGTGGAAAGGGCTACGTCATTTGTATCTGATGATCTTTGGTACGGCACTTTTGCTGGAACAAATCTAG AAACATTTGTTCGAGCAGATGGGGCTTTTATTCCTTTTGCCGAGGATTTTAACATGGCAAACATTACGACACTGGTTAAAGGTGCAGGTGAAATTGCTGATGTCCACATAATAGATTTGCAGTCCCCTATAGAGAGTGTAGTTGGGAGGCAGGTGGTGAAAGTTGGAAGAAGCTCTGGCTTGACAACTGGGACTATAGTGGCTTATGCTTTAGAATACAATGATGAAAAAGAAATGTGTTTTTTCACAGATTTTCTCATTGTAGGCGAGAATCAACAGTCTTTTGACCTTGAAGGCGACAGTGGAAGCCTTATCTTATTGATAGGTCAGAATGGGGAGAAACACCAGCCTGTAGGGATCATTTGGGGCGGGACAGCCAATAGAGGCCGGTTGAAATTGAAGGCTGGCCAACCTCCGGAGAATTGGACCAGTGGAGTTGATTTAGGACGTCTTCTTGATCTTCTTGAACTTGATCTGATCACAAGCCCAGAAGGGCTTCAAG CTGCATTACGGAAGCAGAGAAATGCTTCTGCAACAGGATTTCATTCTGCTCTCAGAGAATCTGCATCGCTCGAGTGGATTACTGCTACCTCAAAAGATAAATCAGAAGAGAACTTTGTTCCAAGTATTGTGCAACGAGCCTCTGCCAATGTCTGTTCTGGTCTGGAGTTGCTGCCACCTTGCAGCCATGATGAGTTTCGTATCGAGGGTGGTTGTGATGTAGTTCCTCCCAGTATAGAGCACCAGTTCATGCCGAGCTTTTCATGTAAATCTTTGGCATATCCAAATCTTGGAAGTGGAAACGTGGTTGGACTGGGGAACCTTTCTGTCTTGAAAAACAAGTCCGAAGGTAAAATTTCTGCTTCTCTGAAGTTAGATGAACCAGAACCAAAGCGAAGGAAGCAATCAAATTCTGTGGGTGGGCActaa